Proteins from one Coffea arabica cultivar ET-39 chromosome 8c, Coffea Arabica ET-39 HiFi, whole genome shotgun sequence genomic window:
- the LOC140013379 gene encoding probable disease resistance protein RXW24L, whose amino-acid sequence MVEGQGEETLVEVAEQYLTELVSRSMVQVEVIEFPTTTTIRYDSCWLHGLMRELCLMKCIEEDFLKVVDFQDKSGEVKFWDPNPIIGSNDTYRLAIHTDRYVDGDAIVTQEISVQQLRSFISINFGQGENWSAEIARSPKVFNKFKYLHVLDFQFYSFGDNKILEVIEELIHLRFLRLCNSNMDELPLGIFNLPFLQSLDLRLDYWNVPTKVPNQNVKWKAKRLRNIFFENTDARLVDQGKFRLLGLDQLEKLSNFCSETMEVRDLCKLVTLHYFSATIFGNESLSLVLSCIEENWPRIRHVEIHIKNCHFTSLQNENGASNLLRKVFMSRNLHGLSIEGGLGRGLPNLGSELAIKQHWLELIRSEMVEDPLEMLEKLPNLRKLRLLGAFVGKEMFFHAKGFPNFKHLVLRGLHKLEKLRVNEGAICNL is encoded by the coding sequence ATGGTTGAGGGTCAAGGAGAAGAGACGTTAGTGGAAGTGGCAGAACAGTATTTGACTGAGCTGGTTAGTAGGTCTATGGTTCAAGTAGAAGTGATTGAGTTTCCCACAACAACAACAATCCGGTACGATTCTTGCTGGCTTCATGGTCTTATGAGAGAActatgtttgatgaaatgtataGAAGAAGATTTTCTTAAGGTTGTGGATTTTCAAGACAAATCTGGAGAAGTAAAATTCTGGGATCCTAATCCAATAATTGGCAGTAATGATACATATAGATTGGCTATCCATACAGACAGATACGTTGATGGTGATGCTATTGTTACACAAGAAATATCTGTACAACAACTACGCTCCTTCATATCCATTAATTTCGGACAAGGTGAAAATTGGTCTGCAGAAATTGCACGGTCCCCAAAAGTATTTAACAAGTTTAAGTACCTTCATGTTCTAGATTTTCAATTCTACAGTTTTGGGGACAACAAGATATTAGAAGTTATCGAGGAGCTGATCCATCTGAGGTTTCTAAGGCTTTGTAACTCTAATATGGATGAGTTGCCATTGGGAATATTCAATTTGCCCTTCTTACAAAGCCTAGATCTACGGCTGGATTATTGGAACGTTCCCACCAAAGTGCCAAATCAGAATGTCAAATGGAAAGCTAAAAGACTGAGAAACATCTTCTTTGAGAATACTGATGCAAGACTAGTTGATCAAGGGAAATTCAGATTACTTGGTTTAGATCAGCTGGAGAAACTATCTAATTTTTGTAGTGAAACAATGGAAGTAAGAGATCTCTGCAAGTTGGTTACCCTTCATTACTTCTCTGCCACGATTTTTGGTAATGAAAGCCTTTCTTTAGTCCTCAGTTGCATTGAAGAGAATTGGCCCCGTATTAGACATGTGGAGATTCATATCAAGAATTGTCATTTTACCagcttgcaaaatgaaaatGGGGCTTCCAATCTTTTAAGGAAGGTTTTCATGTCTCGCAACCTACATGGCTTGTCAATCGAAGGAGGCCTAGGTAGAGGACTACCCAATTTGGGATCAGAATTGGCAATAAAGCAGCATTGGCTAGAATTGATTCGATCTGAGATGGTAGAAGACCCCTTGGAAATGTTGGAGAAGCTTCCCAACCTAAGAAAGCTTCGATTGCTTGGAGCTTTTGTTGGGAAAGAAATGTTTTTTCATGCAAAGGGCTTTCCCAATTTCAAACATCTTGTGCTCCGAGGATTGCACAAATTAGAGAAGTTGAGGGTTAATGAAGGAGCCATATGcaatctgtga